From a region of the Pan paniscus chromosome 19, NHGRI_mPanPan1-v2.0_pri, whole genome shotgun sequence genome:
- the PLD6 gene encoding mitochondrial cardiolipin hydrolase isoform X1, with protein sequence MGGWAWPGTWPLAARDGGVAWRSRAGGAQTPLRRRGCGSRISGGMGRLSWQVAAAAAVGLALTLEALPWVLRWLRSRRRRPRREVLFFPSQVTCTEALLRAPGAELAELPEGCPCGLPHGESALSRLLRALLAARASLDLCLFAFSSPQLGRAVQLLHQRGVRVRVVTDCDYMALNGSQIGLLRKGSRSGTIKTRATCITSLPSWTRGCSSLARSTGPRKPSRTTGRMFSSWRTTSTCGFFWKNLSASGNSLTLQSIPFSHKRKVTEAVPHLSPELEGDCFHGTELAAPPAKAKPNQEWG encoded by the exons ATGGGGGGCTGGGCGTGGCCTGGCACATGGCCGCTGGCGGCGCGTGACGGGGGCGTGGCCTGGCGGTCTAGGGCTGGGGGCGCGCAGACTCCGCTGCGGCGGCGTGGCTGTGGGTCCCGGATTAGCGGCGGCATGGGACGGTTGAGTTGGCAGGTGGCGGCCGCGGCGGCTGTGGGCCTGGCCCTGACTCTGGAGGCGCTGCCTTGGGTGCTGCGCTGGCTGCGGTCCaggcggcggcggccgcggcgCGAGGTGCTGTTCTTCCCGTCTCAGGTGACCTGTACCGAGGCCCTGCTGCGGGCTCCGGGCGCGGAGCTGGCCGAGCTCCCCGAGGGCTGCCCGTGCGGCCTGCCCCACGGCGAGAGCGCGCTAAGCCGCCTGCTGCGTGCCCTGCTGGCCGCCCGCGCCAGCCTGGATCTCTGCCTGTTCGCCTTCTCCAGCCCGCAGCTGGGCCGCGCCGTGCAGTTGCTGCACCAGCGTGGGGTGCGAGTGCGGGTCGTCACCGACTGCGACTACATGGCCCTCAACGGCTCGCAAATCGGTCTGCTGCGCAAG GGATCCAGGTCCGGCACGATCAAGACCCGGGCTACATGCATCACAAGTTTGCCATCGTGGACAAGAGGGTGCTCATCACTGGCTCGCTCAACTGGACCACGCAAGCCATCCAGAACAACAGGGAGAATGTTCTCATCATGGAGGACGACGAGTACGTGCGGCTTTTTCTGGAAGAATTTGAGCGCATCTGGGAACAGTTTAACCCTACAAAGTATACCTTTTTCCCACAAAAGAAAAGTCACGGAAGCTGTGCCCCACCTGTCTCCAGAGCTGGAGGGAGATTGCTTTCATGGCACAGAACTTGCGGCACCTCCAGCGAAAGCCAAACCTAACCAAGAATGGGGCTGA
- the PLD6 gene encoding mitochondrial cardiolipin hydrolase isoform X2 has product MGGWAWPGTWPLAARDGGVAWRSRAGGAQTPLRRRGCGSRISGGMGRLSWQVAAAAAVGLALTLEALPWVLRWLRSRRRRPRREVLFFPSQVTCTEALLRAPGAELAELPEGCPCGLPHGESALSRLLRALLAARASLDLCLFAFSSPQLGRAVQLLHQRGVRVRVVTDCDYMALNGSQIGLLRKAGIQVRHDQDPGYMHHKFAIVDKRVLITGSLNWTTQAIQNNRENVLIMEDDEYVRLFLEEFERIWEQFNPTKYTFFPQKKSHGSCAPPVSRAGGRLLSWHRTCGTSSESQT; this is encoded by the exons ATGGGGGGCTGGGCGTGGCCTGGCACATGGCCGCTGGCGGCGCGTGACGGGGGCGTGGCCTGGCGGTCTAGGGCTGGGGGCGCGCAGACTCCGCTGCGGCGGCGTGGCTGTGGGTCCCGGATTAGCGGCGGCATGGGACGGTTGAGTTGGCAGGTGGCGGCCGCGGCGGCTGTGGGCCTGGCCCTGACTCTGGAGGCGCTGCCTTGGGTGCTGCGCTGGCTGCGGTCCaggcggcggcggccgcggcgCGAGGTGCTGTTCTTCCCGTCTCAGGTGACCTGTACCGAGGCCCTGCTGCGGGCTCCGGGCGCGGAGCTGGCCGAGCTCCCCGAGGGCTGCCCGTGCGGCCTGCCCCACGGCGAGAGCGCGCTAAGCCGCCTGCTGCGTGCCCTGCTGGCCGCCCGCGCCAGCCTGGATCTCTGCCTGTTCGCCTTCTCCAGCCCGCAGCTGGGCCGCGCCGTGCAGTTGCTGCACCAGCGTGGGGTGCGAGTGCGGGTCGTCACCGACTGCGACTACATGGCCCTCAACGGCTCGCAAATCGGTCTGCTGCGCAAGGCAG GGATCCAGGTCCGGCACGATCAAGACCCGGGCTACATGCATCACAAGTTTGCCATCGTGGACAAGAGGGTGCTCATCACTGGCTCGCTCAACTGGACCACGCAAGCCATCCAGAACAACAGGGAGAATGTTCTCATCATGGAGGACGACGAGTACGTGCGGCTTTTTCTGGAAGAATTTGAGCGCATCTGGGAACAGTTTAACCCTACAAAGTATACCTTTTTCCCACAAAAGAAAAGTCACGGAAGCTGTGCCCCACCTGTCTCCAGAGCTGGAGGGAGATTGCTTTCATGGCACAGAACTTGCGGCACCTCCAGCGAAAGCCAAACCTAA
- the FLCN gene encoding folliculin isoform X4: MNAIVALCHFCELHGPRTLFCTEVLHAPLPQGDGNEDSPGQGEQAEEEEGGIQMSSRMRAHSPAEGASVESSSPGPKKSDMCEGCRSLAAGHPGYISHDKETSIKYVSHQHPSHPQLFSIVRQACVRSLSCECRESAVAALTCWFFCMLQVCPGREGPIFFGDEQHGFVFSHTFFIKDSLARGFQRWYSIITIMMDRIYLINSWPFLLGKVRGIIDELQGKALKVFEAEQFGCPQRAQRMNTAFTPFLHQRNGNAARSLTSLTSDDNLWACLHTSFAWLLKACGSRLTEKLLEGAPTEDTLVQMEKLADLEEESESWDNSEAEEEEKAPVLPEGTEGRELTQGPAESSSLSGCGSWQPRKLPVFKSLRHMRQVLGAPSFRMLAWHVLMGNQVIWKSGDVDLVQSAFEVLRTMLPVGCVRIIPYSSQYEEAYRCNFLGLSPHVQIPPHVLSSEFAVIVEVHTAARSTLHPVGCEDDQSLSKYEFVVTSGSPVAADRVGPTILNKIEAALTNQNLSVDVVDQCLVCLKEEWMNKVKVLFKFTKVDSRPKEDTQKLLSILGASEEDNVKLLKFWMTGLSKTYKSHLMSTVRSPTASESRN, from the exons ATGAATGCCATCGTGGCTCTCTGCCACTTCTGCGAGCTCCACGGCCCCCGCACTCTCTTCTGCACGGAGGTGCTGCACGCCCCACTTCCTCAAGGGGATGGGAATGAGGACAGTCCTGGCCAGGGTGAGCAGGCGGAAGAAGAGGAAGGTGGCATTCAGATGAGCAGTCGGATGCGTGCGCACAGCCCCGCAGAGGGGGCCAGCGTCGAGTCCAGCAGCCCGGGGCCCAAAAAGTCGGACATGTGCGAG GGCTGCCGGTCACTTGCTGCAGGGCACCCGGGATATATCAGCCATGATAAAGAGACCTCCATTAAATACGTCAGCCACCAGCACCCCAGCCACCCCCAGCTCTTCAGCATTGTCCGCCAGGCCTGTGTCCGGAGCCTGAGCTGTGAG TGCAGGGAGAGTGCAGTGGCTGCTCTGACCTGCTGGTTCTTCTGCATGCTCCAG GTCTGCCCTGGCCGTGAAGGCCCCATCTTCTTCGGAGATGAGCAGCACGGCTTTGTGTTCAGCCACACCTTCTTCATCAAGGACAGCCTGGCCAGGGGCTTCCAGCGCTGGTacagcatcatcaccatcatgatGGACCGGATCTACCTCATCAACTCCTGGCCCTTCCTGCTGGGGAAGGTCCGGGGAATCATCGATGAGCTCCAGGGCAAGGCGCTCAAG GTATTTGAGGCAGAGCAGTTTGGATGCCCACAGCGTGCTCAGAGGATGAACACAGCCTTCACGCCATTCCTACACCAGAGGAACGGCAACGCCGCCCGCTCGCTGACATCGCTGACAAGTGATGACAACCTGTGGGCGTGCCTGCACACCTCCTTTGCCTG GCTCCTGAAGGCGTGTGGCAGCCGGCTGACCGAGAAGCTCCTGGAAGGTGCTCCAACCGAGGATACCTTGGTCCAGATGGAGAAGCTCGCTG ATTTAGAAGAGGAATCAGAAAGCTGGGACAACTCTGAggctgaagaggaggagaaagcccCTGTGTTGCCAGAGGGTACAGAAGGGCGGGAGCTGACCCAGGGCCCGGCAGAGTCCTCCTCTCTCTCAGGCTGTGGGAGCTGGCAGCCCCGGAAGCTGCCAGTCTTCAAGTCCCTCCGGCACATGAGGCAG GTCCTGGGTGCCCCTTCTTTCCGCATGCTGGCCTGGCACGTTCTCATGGGGAACCAGGTGATCTGGAAAAGCGGAGACGTGGACCTCGTCCAGTCAGCTTTTGAAGTGCTTCGG ACCATGCTTCCCGTGGGCTGCGTCCGCATCATCCCATACAGCAGCCAGTACGAGGAGGCCTATCGGTGCAACTTCCTGGGGCTCAGCCCGCACGTGCAGATCCCCCCCCACGTGCTCTCCTCAG AGTTTGCTGTCATCGTGGAGGTCCACACAGCCGCAcgttccaccctccaccctgtgGGGTGTGAGGATGACCAGTCTCTCAGCAAGTACGAGTTTGTAGTGACCAGTGGGAGCCCTGTAGCTGCAGACCGAG TGGGCCCCACCATCCTGAATAAGATTGAAGCGGCTCTGACCAACCAGAACCTGTCTGTGGATGTGGTGGACCAGTGCCTCGTCTGCCTCAAGGAGGAGTGGATGAA CAAAGTGAAGGTGCTTTTTAAGTTCACCAAGGTGGACAGTCGACCCAAAGAGGACACACAGAAGCTGCTGAGCATCCTGGGTGCGTCCGAGGAGGACAATGTCAAGCTGCTGAAGTTCTGGATGACTGGCCTGAGCAAGACCTACAAGTCACACCTCATGTCCACGGTCCGCAGCCCCACAGCCTCGGAGTCTCGGAACTGA
- the FLCN gene encoding folliculin isoform X3, whose product MCGFQCRESAVAALTCWFFCMLQVCPGREGPIFFGDEQHGFVFSHTFFIKDSLARGFQRWYSIITIMMDRIYLINSWPFLLGKVRGIIDELQGKALKVFEAEQFGCPQRAQRMNTAFTPFLHQRNGNAARSLTSLTSDDNLWACLHTSFAWLLKACGSRLTEKLLEGAPTEDTLVQMEKLADLEEESESWDNSEAEEEEKAPVLPEGTEGRELTQGPAESSSLSGCGSWQPRKLPVFKSLRHMRQVLGAPSFRMLAWHVLMGNQVIWKSGDVDLVQSAFEVLRTMLPVGCVRIIPYSSQYEEAYRCNFLGLSPHVQIPPHVLSSEFAVIVEVHTAARSTLHPVGCEDDQSLSKYEFVVTSGSPVAADRVGPTILNKIEAALTNQNLSVDVVDQCLVCLKEEWMNKVKVLFKFTKVDSRPKEDTQKLLSILGASEEDNVKLLKFWMTGLSKTYKSHLMSTVRSPTASESRN is encoded by the exons atgtgcGGATTTCAGTGCAGGGAGAGTGCAGTGGCTGCTCTGACCTGCTGGTTCTTCTGCATGCTCCAG GTCTGCCCTGGCCGTGAAGGCCCCATCTTCTTCGGAGATGAGCAGCACGGCTTTGTGTTCAGCCACACCTTCTTCATCAAGGACAGCCTGGCCAGGGGCTTCCAGCGCTGGTacagcatcatcaccatcatgatGGACCGGATCTACCTCATCAACTCCTGGCCCTTCCTGCTGGGGAAGGTCCGGGGAATCATCGATGAGCTCCAGGGCAAGGCGCTCAAG GTATTTGAGGCAGAGCAGTTTGGATGCCCACAGCGTGCTCAGAGGATGAACACAGCCTTCACGCCATTCCTACACCAGAGGAACGGCAACGCCGCCCGCTCGCTGACATCGCTGACAAGTGATGACAACCTGTGGGCGTGCCTGCACACCTCCTTTGCCTG GCTCCTGAAGGCGTGTGGCAGCCGGCTGACCGAGAAGCTCCTGGAAGGTGCTCCAACCGAGGATACCTTGGTCCAGATGGAGAAGCTCGCTG ATTTAGAAGAGGAATCAGAAAGCTGGGACAACTCTGAggctgaagaggaggagaaagcccCTGTGTTGCCAGAGGGTACAGAAGGGCGGGAGCTGACCCAGGGCCCGGCAGAGTCCTCCTCTCTCTCAGGCTGTGGGAGCTGGCAGCCCCGGAAGCTGCCAGTCTTCAAGTCCCTCCGGCACATGAGGCAG GTCCTGGGTGCCCCTTCTTTCCGCATGCTGGCCTGGCACGTTCTCATGGGGAACCAGGTGATCTGGAAAAGCGGAGACGTGGACCTCGTCCAGTCAGCTTTTGAAGTGCTTCGG ACCATGCTTCCCGTGGGCTGCGTCCGCATCATCCCATACAGCAGCCAGTACGAGGAGGCCTATCGGTGCAACTTCCTGGGGCTCAGCCCGCACGTGCAGATCCCCCCCCACGTGCTCTCCTCAG AGTTTGCTGTCATCGTGGAGGTCCACACAGCCGCAcgttccaccctccaccctgtgGGGTGTGAGGATGACCAGTCTCTCAGCAAGTACGAGTTTGTAGTGACCAGTGGGAGCCCTGTAGCTGCAGACCGAG TGGGCCCCACCATCCTGAATAAGATTGAAGCGGCTCTGACCAACCAGAACCTGTCTGTGGATGTGGTGGACCAGTGCCTCGTCTGCCTCAAGGAGGAGTGGATGAA CAAAGTGAAGGTGCTTTTTAAGTTCACCAAGGTGGACAGTCGACCCAAAGAGGACACACAGAAGCTGCTGAGCATCCTGGGTGCGTCCGAGGAGGACAATGTCAAGCTGCTGAAGTTCTGGATGACTGGCCTGAGCAAGACCTACAAGTCACACCTCATGTCCACGGTCCGCAGCCCCACAGCCTCGGAGTCTCGGAACTGA
- the FLCN gene encoding folliculin isoform X2 has product MNAIVALCHFCELHGPRTLFCTEVLHAPLPQGDGNEDSPGQGEQAEEEEGGIQMSSRMRAHSPAEGASVESSSPGPKKSDMCEGCRSLAAGHPGYISHDKETSIKYVSHQHPSHPQLFSIVRQACVRSLSCEVFEAEQFGCPQRAQRMNTAFTPFLHQRNGNAARSLTSLTSDDNLWACLHTSFAWLLKACGSRLTEKLLEGAPTEDTLVQMEKLADLEEESESWDNSEAEEEEKAPVLPEGTEGRELTQGPAESSSLSGCGSWQPRKLPVFKSLRHMRQVLGAPSFRMLAWHVLMGNQVIWKSGDVDLVQSAFEVLRTMLPVGCVRIIPYSSQYEEAYRCNFLGLSPHVQIPPHVLSSEFAVIVEVHTAARSTLHPVGCEDDQSLSKYEFVVTSGSPVAADRVGPTILNKIEAALTNQNLSVDVVDQCLVCLKEEWMNKVKVLFKFTKVDSRPKEDTQKLLSILGASEEDNVKLLKFWMTGLSKTYKSHLMSTVRSPTASESRN; this is encoded by the exons ATGAATGCCATCGTGGCTCTCTGCCACTTCTGCGAGCTCCACGGCCCCCGCACTCTCTTCTGCACGGAGGTGCTGCACGCCCCACTTCCTCAAGGGGATGGGAATGAGGACAGTCCTGGCCAGGGTGAGCAGGCGGAAGAAGAGGAAGGTGGCATTCAGATGAGCAGTCGGATGCGTGCGCACAGCCCCGCAGAGGGGGCCAGCGTCGAGTCCAGCAGCCCGGGGCCCAAAAAGTCGGACATGTGCGAG GGCTGCCGGTCACTTGCTGCAGGGCACCCGGGATATATCAGCCATGATAAAGAGACCTCCATTAAATACGTCAGCCACCAGCACCCCAGCCACCCCCAGCTCTTCAGCATTGTCCGCCAGGCCTGTGTCCGGAGCCTGAGCTGTGAG GTATTTGAGGCAGAGCAGTTTGGATGCCCACAGCGTGCTCAGAGGATGAACACAGCCTTCACGCCATTCCTACACCAGAGGAACGGCAACGCCGCCCGCTCGCTGACATCGCTGACAAGTGATGACAACCTGTGGGCGTGCCTGCACACCTCCTTTGCCTG GCTCCTGAAGGCGTGTGGCAGCCGGCTGACCGAGAAGCTCCTGGAAGGTGCTCCAACCGAGGATACCTTGGTCCAGATGGAGAAGCTCGCTG ATTTAGAAGAGGAATCAGAAAGCTGGGACAACTCTGAggctgaagaggaggagaaagcccCTGTGTTGCCAGAGGGTACAGAAGGGCGGGAGCTGACCCAGGGCCCGGCAGAGTCCTCCTCTCTCTCAGGCTGTGGGAGCTGGCAGCCCCGGAAGCTGCCAGTCTTCAAGTCCCTCCGGCACATGAGGCAG GTCCTGGGTGCCCCTTCTTTCCGCATGCTGGCCTGGCACGTTCTCATGGGGAACCAGGTGATCTGGAAAAGCGGAGACGTGGACCTCGTCCAGTCAGCTTTTGAAGTGCTTCGG ACCATGCTTCCCGTGGGCTGCGTCCGCATCATCCCATACAGCAGCCAGTACGAGGAGGCCTATCGGTGCAACTTCCTGGGGCTCAGCCCGCACGTGCAGATCCCCCCCCACGTGCTCTCCTCAG AGTTTGCTGTCATCGTGGAGGTCCACACAGCCGCAcgttccaccctccaccctgtgGGGTGTGAGGATGACCAGTCTCTCAGCAAGTACGAGTTTGTAGTGACCAGTGGGAGCCCTGTAGCTGCAGACCGAG TGGGCCCCACCATCCTGAATAAGATTGAAGCGGCTCTGACCAACCAGAACCTGTCTGTGGATGTGGTGGACCAGTGCCTCGTCTGCCTCAAGGAGGAGTGGATGAA CAAAGTGAAGGTGCTTTTTAAGTTCACCAAGGTGGACAGTCGACCCAAAGAGGACACACAGAAGCTGCTGAGCATCCTGGGTGCGTCCGAGGAGGACAATGTCAAGCTGCTGAAGTTCTGGATGACTGGCCTGAGCAAGACCTACAAGTCACACCTCATGTCCACGGTCCGCAGCCCCACAGCCTCGGAGTCTCGGAACTGA
- the FLCN gene encoding folliculin isoform X1, with translation MNAIVALCHFCELHGPRTLFCTEVLHAPLPQGDGNEDSPGQGEQAEEEEGGIQMSSRMRAHSPAEGASVESSSPGPKKSDMCEGCRSLAAGHPGYISHDKETSIKYVSHQHPSHPQLFSIVRQACVRSLSCEVCPGREGPIFFGDEQHGFVFSHTFFIKDSLARGFQRWYSIITIMMDRIYLINSWPFLLGKVRGIIDELQGKALKVFEAEQFGCPQRAQRMNTAFTPFLHQRNGNAARSLTSLTSDDNLWACLHTSFAWLLKACGSRLTEKLLEGAPTEDTLVQMEKLADLEEESESWDNSEAEEEEKAPVLPEGTEGRELTQGPAESSSLSGCGSWQPRKLPVFKSLRHMRQVLGAPSFRMLAWHVLMGNQVIWKSGDVDLVQSAFEVLRTMLPVGCVRIIPYSSQYEEAYRCNFLGLSPHVQIPPHVLSSEFAVIVEVHTAARSTLHPVGCEDDQSLSKYEFVVTSGSPVAADRVGPTILNKIEAALTNQNLSVDVVDQCLVCLKEEWMNKVKVLFKFTKVDSRPKEDTQKLLSILGASEEDNVKLLKFWMTGLSKTYKSHLMSTVRSPTASESRN, from the exons ATGAATGCCATCGTGGCTCTCTGCCACTTCTGCGAGCTCCACGGCCCCCGCACTCTCTTCTGCACGGAGGTGCTGCACGCCCCACTTCCTCAAGGGGATGGGAATGAGGACAGTCCTGGCCAGGGTGAGCAGGCGGAAGAAGAGGAAGGTGGCATTCAGATGAGCAGTCGGATGCGTGCGCACAGCCCCGCAGAGGGGGCCAGCGTCGAGTCCAGCAGCCCGGGGCCCAAAAAGTCGGACATGTGCGAG GGCTGCCGGTCACTTGCTGCAGGGCACCCGGGATATATCAGCCATGATAAAGAGACCTCCATTAAATACGTCAGCCACCAGCACCCCAGCCACCCCCAGCTCTTCAGCATTGTCCGCCAGGCCTGTGTCCGGAGCCTGAGCTGTGAG GTCTGCCCTGGCCGTGAAGGCCCCATCTTCTTCGGAGATGAGCAGCACGGCTTTGTGTTCAGCCACACCTTCTTCATCAAGGACAGCCTGGCCAGGGGCTTCCAGCGCTGGTacagcatcatcaccatcatgatGGACCGGATCTACCTCATCAACTCCTGGCCCTTCCTGCTGGGGAAGGTCCGGGGAATCATCGATGAGCTCCAGGGCAAGGCGCTCAAG GTATTTGAGGCAGAGCAGTTTGGATGCCCACAGCGTGCTCAGAGGATGAACACAGCCTTCACGCCATTCCTACACCAGAGGAACGGCAACGCCGCCCGCTCGCTGACATCGCTGACAAGTGATGACAACCTGTGGGCGTGCCTGCACACCTCCTTTGCCTG GCTCCTGAAGGCGTGTGGCAGCCGGCTGACCGAGAAGCTCCTGGAAGGTGCTCCAACCGAGGATACCTTGGTCCAGATGGAGAAGCTCGCTG ATTTAGAAGAGGAATCAGAAAGCTGGGACAACTCTGAggctgaagaggaggagaaagcccCTGTGTTGCCAGAGGGTACAGAAGGGCGGGAGCTGACCCAGGGCCCGGCAGAGTCCTCCTCTCTCTCAGGCTGTGGGAGCTGGCAGCCCCGGAAGCTGCCAGTCTTCAAGTCCCTCCGGCACATGAGGCAG GTCCTGGGTGCCCCTTCTTTCCGCATGCTGGCCTGGCACGTTCTCATGGGGAACCAGGTGATCTGGAAAAGCGGAGACGTGGACCTCGTCCAGTCAGCTTTTGAAGTGCTTCGG ACCATGCTTCCCGTGGGCTGCGTCCGCATCATCCCATACAGCAGCCAGTACGAGGAGGCCTATCGGTGCAACTTCCTGGGGCTCAGCCCGCACGTGCAGATCCCCCCCCACGTGCTCTCCTCAG AGTTTGCTGTCATCGTGGAGGTCCACACAGCCGCAcgttccaccctccaccctgtgGGGTGTGAGGATGACCAGTCTCTCAGCAAGTACGAGTTTGTAGTGACCAGTGGGAGCCCTGTAGCTGCAGACCGAG TGGGCCCCACCATCCTGAATAAGATTGAAGCGGCTCTGACCAACCAGAACCTGTCTGTGGATGTGGTGGACCAGTGCCTCGTCTGCCTCAAGGAGGAGTGGATGAA CAAAGTGAAGGTGCTTTTTAAGTTCACCAAGGTGGACAGTCGACCCAAAGAGGACACACAGAAGCTGCTGAGCATCCTGGGTGCGTCCGAGGAGGACAATGTCAAGCTGCTGAAGTTCTGGATGACTGGCCTGAGCAAGACCTACAAGTCACACCTCATGTCCACGGTCCGCAGCCCCACAGCCTCGGAGTCTCGGAACTGA